Genomic DNA from Microbacterium sp. NC79:
GGCCTGTACTCCAGATGTGCTTCGCGTGCATGATGCGCTCTCTGCGCGCACGAATCTCGAAGAATCATGGGGAGAACATGAAGGTATCGAAACGCGAACGGACGCGTCCGCTCGCTTCTCGCCTCTCGCGGATTGCCGCGCTGAGCGTCCTGATTATCTCTGCGCCATTTGTGGCGCAGAGCGCATGGGCAGCCACGATGACGGCAACCGGCCCGCTTACTGAAATCGAAACAACGCCAGACCTCAACTGTCGCGTCGAGCACATTTCCGACAGCGCCAGTGAGTTCTATGGCAGAACAGCGTGCGCGACATTGGTCACGATGGATGGGGTGCTCTACGGCCCCGCGCAAGTTCCCGCAGGTAGCGAGGTTCAAGACGTCGCGTGGGCACCGGTGTCGCAGGACTCGGGTGGTGGTGGAACCGTTGCTGACCCGTACTGGATTAACACGGTCGTGAGTGGCGGTTCGCTGACGGTGACGCAGCGAGACACCTACGTCAACGGTGAAAACTTCTACCGCACGTCAATTTCTGTGACGTCGACGGAGCCTGGCGACATCATCATCTATCACGGCGGCGACTGCTATTTGCAGAACAGCGATAACGGCTTCAGCGAGCAAGACCCCGTAACGGGAGCCACAACGTGTCGCGCCGTGAATGAGGCGGGCGATGCTCCCGGTGAGCGCATCGAGCAGTACGTGCCGTTGACCGGCGGAAACACGTTCATGGTCGGGTACTACGACAGCGTGTGGGCTGCGATTGCCACGATGCTTCCGCTTCCCAACACGGTCTACGAGGGCTTTACTGACAACGGCATGGCTCTCGCGTGGAGCTACACGCTCCCGGCCGGAGGCTCGGCCAGCGTGTCATTGCTGACGAACTTCTCGCCGATCGGCGTGCTGCCGTTGCCGACCACACTCACGCCAGCTGACGCCACGACGCCGGTGACCGATGCCAACACGATCACGGCGACAGTGCAGAACCCGAATGTGATGGACGTCACGCTCTCTGACCTCGTCGTCACCCTTGCGGACGGTCTGACGTACGTGCCTGGCACGACAACGGGAGCGGGCGAGCCGACGGTGTCGGGTCAGACGCTGACATTTGCAGGGCCGATCCCGGTGGCAGCCGGAACCACGGTGCCTGTCACGTTTGATGTCACGAGCGACACTGCTGGCAGCTATGGCATCAGCCTGATGGGTCACGAGACGGGCGGCGCTCCCGTTCTCGAATCGAACACGACCGTGGTCTTCGAAGGTGTGACACCAACGCCGACGCCGACGCCGACTCCTACGCCGACTCCGACGCCGACTCCGGAGCCCACGCCTACGCCAACGCCTGAGCCCACCGTGACGCCGACCCCCACCCCGGAGCCGACTCCGACGCCGACCACGACGACGGCGCCGACCCCGACGCCGTCTCCGACCCAATCGGCCGCGTTGGCGCAGACGGGTGTGGCCGAGTCGACGCCGTACCTGGGCTCCGCGCTGCTGCTCATGGTCGCTGGTGCGGTCCTGGTCATGGGTGCTCGCCGCGGACAGCGTAACGAGGTTTAGCGACAGCTAAAGTCCCAACACAGCAAGAGAGGCGGGATGGTTCCGATCGGAACCACTCCGCCTCTCGCCCGTTACGCGTACCTTTTCGGCGTGGACGACATCCGCTCTCTGCGAGCCGGCCCTGTGCCACGCGAACCGACCGTGTTGTGCACGACGCGAACACTCGTTAGGCGCGAAAACACGGCGTGCCGCGGCCCAGCCGCCATTTGATCGTGCAGAAATGAGAAAACTCATGCACAACTCGGCCGCTCGGTGGCGCGAACGTGCTATCGAGGAAGCTGCGCGGTCACGGCAGCACCGGTCAGCTCAAGCCCCACAACATCGCCGAACTGCGGCTTCACCGCGGCATCGTGTTGCACGGCGATGCGGTGGCCCGAGTCCGTCAGCACGACGGTGCGACGGAAGCTTCCGAGAAACGTGCTCTCCTGCACCGTGCCGCGTGTGACTGCCCCGGCCGGTTCGGCTAGGCGCACGTGCTCAGGACGAAGCGGAACCTCGACATCGCCGGAGAGGGGAGTGGTTAGCGGCAGGGTGGTGCCCCAAATCTCCACAGTGTTGCCGCTCGCGACGCCGGGGACGACCGATGACAGTCCGACAAACGCTGCCACAAAGGGGGAGATGGGTTGTCCGTACAGCTCTTCCGGGGTTCCGATCTGTTCAATGCGCCCGGCGTTCATCACCGCGATGCGGTCAGAAATCGCGAGTGCTTCCTCCTGGTCGTGTGTCACGAACACTGTCGTCATCCCCAGCCGAAGCTGCAGGCGTCGAATCTCGTCACGCAACTGCACTCGCACTTTTGCGTCCAGCGCAGACAACGGCTCATCCAGCAGCAGCACTCGTGGTTCCGTCACCAGCGCGCGCGCCAGCGCCACGCGCTGCTGCTGCCCGCCGGAGAGCTGGTGCGGGTACCGATCGGCAAAGCTCGCCAGGCCCACGAGATCGAGAGCATCATGCGCGCGTTTCGCCGCCGCAGACTTTCCCACTCCGCGCCTACGCAACCCGAACGCCGTGTTTTCCACGACCTTGAGGTGCGGAAACAGCGAGTACGACTGGAAGACCATGCCGATATCGCGTTTGTTGGTTGGCACGCCCGTGACGTCGCGGTCGCCAAGCAATACGCGTCCGCTCGTCGCGGTTTCCAATCCGGAGAGCACACGCAGCGCCGTTGTCTTTCCGCATCCGGAAGGCCCAAGAAGCGATACGAACTCGCCGGGGGCGATGTCGAGATCCAGGTCGTGCAGCACACGGTTGGTGCCGTAATCCTTCGTGATCTGATCGAACTCGACGCGCGTTGATGTGGTCGACGCCGACAGCAACGAGTTTGACGCGGTGGATGGCTGTGCAGACATCAGAGGGCCTTTCCGGTTCGGCGACGGGAGAGGAGGCCGATGGTGAGGAGCAGGAGGAAGCAGAATGCCAGGGCAAGGAGAGTGAAGATCGCGGGTGCGTACGCATCAGATTTCGAGACCACCACGAGAGCCGTCTGGAGCACCTGACGGTTTAGTAGCGACGCAATGGTGAATTCGCCAAGCACGACGGCAACCGAAATGAGCGAGGCAGACAACAAACCTGGCCGCAGGTTTGGTGCGAGCACGCGCCACACTACGGAAGGCCATGACGCCCCGAGCGTGCGCGCCGCTTCAGACAACGTCTTCATGTCGACCGCATCGATCGACGCCTGCAAGGCGCGGAAAGCAAAGGGCAACACGATAATTCCGTAGGCGAATGACAACGTCCACGCACCGGTGCCGAGGGCACGCGCGATCGGCAAATACATCGGGGCAAGGCCCACGACAAGCACGATCGCCGGAATAGAAATGGGCAGCAGCGCGACAAACTCGAAGAACGGCTTCAGCCGAACGAAGCGCAAGTTCACCAGGATCATCGTGGGCGCGACGACCAGCAGCACAATGGCGACGGTGAGCACGGCGAGCAGGAGCGAATTACCGAGCGCTGTCCACAGCGGCTTCATCATTGCGGCGTTCTCGGGTGAGAACACGGCAGCCCAGCGATCCCATGAGAAGGTGCCGGTGCGTGAATCACGCACGGTGTAGACGAAGGTGCTGACCAGCGGAACCAGGAAGAGGGCTCCGACGACGAGGCTGATGATCCACCTGGTTGCGGTGGAAGGCCCGAGCTGAGCTGGTGACGTACTCATCGTTGCCACCTCGCAGCCCGCCGCTGCACGAGCGAGTATGCCGTCATCACGAGCGCGACAATGACAATCATGCCGAGGGCGAGCGCCCCGGCGAGATTCTCACGGCCGAGCAGGGTCTCACTCGTCAACGCCGTACGAATCTGAAGCGTCACGATTTGCGAGCCCTGGCTGATGAGAGCGGCAGCGGTCGCGAATGACGAGAACGCGTTGGCGAAGAGCAACAGGGTGCTCGCCAAGAAGGAGGGCAGCAGCACGGGGATGCCGACCTTTGTCCAGAATGTCAGTCTCGTGCCGCCCAGCGTGAGGTTCGCCTCCGCCCACTGCGGCTTGAGCGCCGCCAGGGCAGGCATGAAGGTAATGATCATGAGCGGAACCTGGAAGTAAAGGTAGGGCAAAATTAGGCCGGGTACTTCATAGAGCCAGAGTCCGCCCTCGTAAATGTCGATGCCCCACACCTCGCGCAGCAACACCGTGACGACACCTTGCGCGCCCATCGTTGCGATAAAAGTGAACGCGAGCGTCACGCCGCCGAACTGCGCGAGAACACCGCTGGCGGCATCCACGAGCGTGCGGACGATGCCGGTATCGCGGAGCCCGAGCAACGCGTAGCAGACGAGCCCGCCAATGAGTGCGCCGCCGATGGCGGTGACAAGGGAGAGCCACACTGAGTTCCAGAATGTGGCCTGCACGACGGGATCAAACAGTGCCGCGAGGTTGTCTGTGGTGAAGGCGCCATCATCGGTAAACAGTGCAGAGCCGAGCGCCAGCGCGGTCGGCAACGCAAGAAACGCGAGCACATAGGCGGCGAACGGCACCAGGCCGAGCACTGCCCACATCGCCCGCGGTCGGGCCGAAGCTGTGCGCTTCGACCCGACCGCGACGTTGTCCTTCTGCGCAGGCGCGGAGAGGGAAGAGGGCGTCACTGGACGGCCGCTGCCCACTTCTCACCGAGCAACTTTCCGGCGGCGGAGCTCTGCGCTTCGGTCGGAACCACGGTGTCGGTGGGAGCCGCAGGCAAGGCGTCGGCGAGGGCCTTGTCAATGGTTCCGGCCTCGATCATTGCCTCCATGCGAACCGGGCGTGCGCCGCCAGCGAGCCACATGTTCTGAGCGTCGTCGCTGTAGAGGAACTCCTGCCACAGGCGAGCGGCAGCCGGGTGCGGTGCGTCAACGTTGATGGCCTGGTTGTAGTACGCGGCATAGCCCGTGCCATCGAAGACGACAACCTTCCAGTCGGGGTTGTCCTTCGTGTGTGCGGCGTTCAGGTAGTCCCAGTCGAAGACGACGGGGGTCTCACCGCTGGCAACCGTTGCCGGCGTTGCGTCTACCTTGATGAAGTTGCCTGCCTTGTTAACCTCAGCGAAGAAGTCGATGCCCGGCTGGTAGTTGTCGAGGTCGCCGCCGTTCAGAACCGTTGCGAGACCAATGGCACCGAATGCCGCGCCGGCCTGCGTCGGGTCGCCGTTGAGCGCAACAGATGCCTTGTAGTCAGACTTCAACAGGTCTTCGAGCTTCTTCGGCTCTGGCAGCTTCGACGAGTCGTAGCCGACCGACATGTATCCGCCGTAGTCGCCAACGAACAAGCCGCTTGGCTCCTTGAGGGCGTCCGGGATGTCGTCCCAGTTCGCGACCTTATACGGAGCAAATTGATCGGTGCTCTGCAGTGCAACTGTCAGACCCAGGTCGAACACGTCTGGTGCTGTGTCGAGGCCCTTGTTGTTCTCTGCTGCCTGGATCTCTTCGGCGCTGGAGACGTCAGGCGACTGCTCAACGATCTCGATGTCTGGGTACTTCGCCGCGAACGCGTCAAGAATCTCGCCGTAGTTTGCCCAGTCGCGCGGAAGCGCGATGACGTTGAGCTTGCCCTCTGCGATTGCCGCCTTCTCCAGGTCTTCGAGGGTGCCGAAGTCCGCAAGGCTCGTCGCGGTTGCGGCGTTTGAACCGTTACCGTCTCCCTCGCCCGCAGGGGCGTCGGACGTACCGCATGCGCTCAGGGTGAGTGCTGCCACTGCTGCCAGGGCGATGCCGGCGCTGAGGCGCCTGGGCTTGCGTAAAGTGCTCATGGGTCGGGTTCCTCTCGGGTGGTTCACATATCGAGCGCAAAACGAGCGCGCGTCAGACAGTAGGGCTCCAGGGTTGACCGCAAGCGATCAGTAGTTGAACAATTCGTTGCGCGAGACTCTACCCCCGCACCTGGGCAATTGTCACTGGTTCATCTTTTGCCGGTCGTTCTGCCCGAGTTTGGCCTCCGGCTCCCGTGCACGAAGTCCGCTTGGTGCCGATGCAATTCTCGGTACCCACCGCACGCGCGTAGACTGGAAGGATATGTGTGGCTACCCGCCGCACCCCATTACTTTGGAAAGGACCCTTCGTGCTGCGCACTCATGACGCGGGAACACTCCGCGCAGAGCACATTGGTCAGACTGTCACCCTGGCAGGTTGGGTGGCTCGCCGCCGCGATCACGGAGGCGTTGCCTTCCTCGATCTGCGCGATCGCTCGGGCGTTGCCCAGGTCGTCGTGCACGACGAAGCCGTGTTCTCTCCGCTGCGCAACGAGTTCGTTGTTGCCGTCACCGGAACCGTGCAGGCACGTCCGGCTGGCAACGAGAACCCTGACCTCCCCACCGGTGAGATCGAGGTCGCTGTTGACACCCTTGAGGTGCTCAACACGAGCGCTCCGTTGCCCTTTCAGGTCGACGATCACGCCGAAATTGGCGAAGAGGTGCGCCTGAAGCACCGCTACATTGACCTTCGTCGCTCGAAGCCGGCCGCCAACATGCGCCTGCGCTCTGAGGCGAACCGGGTGGCACGTGAACTGCTGCACGAAGGTGGCTTCCTCGAGATCGAGACGCCCACGATGACGCGTTCGACGCCGGAAGGTGCCCGTG
This window encodes:
- a CDS encoding ABC transporter substrate-binding protein, with the protein product MSTLRKPRRLSAGIALAAVAALTLSACGTSDAPAGEGDGNGSNAATATSLADFGTLEDLEKAAIAEGKLNVIALPRDWANYGEILDAFAAKYPDIEIVEQSPDVSSAEEIQAAENNKGLDTAPDVFDLGLTVALQSTDQFAPYKVANWDDIPDALKEPSGLFVGDYGGYMSVGYDSSKLPEPKKLEDLLKSDYKASVALNGDPTQAGAAFGAIGLATVLNGGDLDNYQPGIDFFAEVNKAGNFIKVDATPATVASGETPVVFDWDYLNAAHTKDNPDWKVVVFDGTGYAAYYNQAINVDAPHPAAARLWQEFLYSDDAQNMWLAGGARPVRMEAMIEAGTIDKALADALPAAPTDTVVPTEAQSSAAGKLLGEKWAAAVQ
- a CDS encoding ABC transporter ATP-binding protein yields the protein MSAQPSTASNSLLSASTTSTRVEFDQITKDYGTNRVLHDLDLDIAPGEFVSLLGPSGCGKTTALRVLSGLETATSGRVLLGDRDVTGVPTNKRDIGMVFQSYSLFPHLKVVENTAFGLRRRGVGKSAAAKRAHDALDLVGLASFADRYPHQLSGGQQQRVALARALVTEPRVLLLDEPLSALDAKVRVQLRDEIRRLQLRLGMTTVFVTHDQEEALAISDRIAVMNAGRIEQIGTPEELYGQPISPFVAAFVGLSSVVPGVASGNTVEIWGTTLPLTTPLSGDVEVPLRPEHVRLAEPAGAVTRGTVQESTFLGSFRRTVVLTDSGHRIAVQHDAAVKPQFGDVVGLELTGAAVTAQLPR
- a CDS encoding ABC transporter permease subunit, producing MWAVLGLVPFAAYVLAFLALPTALALGSALFTDDGAFTTDNLAALFDPVVQATFWNSVWLSLVTAIGGALIGGLVCYALLGLRDTGIVRTLVDAASGVLAQFGGVTLAFTFIATMGAQGVVTVLLREVWGIDIYEGGLWLYEVPGLILPYLYFQVPLMIITFMPALAALKPQWAEANLTLGGTRLTFWTKVGIPVLLPSFLASTLLLFANAFSSFATAAALISQGSQIVTLQIRTALTSETLLGRENLAGALALGMIVIVALVMTAYSLVQRRAARWQR
- a CDS encoding ABC transporter permease is translated as MSTSPAQLGPSTATRWIISLVVGALFLVPLVSTFVYTVRDSRTGTFSWDRWAAVFSPENAAMMKPLWTALGNSLLLAVLTVAIVLLVVAPTMILVNLRFVRLKPFFEFVALLPISIPAIVLVVGLAPMYLPIARALGTGAWTLSFAYGIIVLPFAFRALQASIDAVDMKTLSEAARTLGASWPSVVWRVLAPNLRPGLLSASLISVAVVLGEFTIASLLNRQVLQTALVVVSKSDAYAPAIFTLLALAFCFLLLLTIGLLSRRRTGKAL